The Microbacterium paraoxydans genome includes a window with the following:
- a CDS encoding isopenicillin N synthase family dioxygenase — MAELSLPILDLSQLDDGPEAAARFRDDLRAATHDVGFFYLTGTGISPELEARLHQAALDFFALPEEDKLAIENVNSPHFRGYTRIGGERTQGKVDWREQIDIGPEREPVDGGPAFNRLIGPNLWPAAQPELKQVVTEWHDALTEIARKLLRAWALTLGAEETYFDETFRDPSTLIKIVRYPGTNEPEPQQGVGAHKDSGVLTLLWVEPGKGGLQVERDGEWVSAPPVPGAFVVNIGELLEYATGGYLKATNHRVISPRAPEERISIPFFFNPALDQQLPLLELPADLAAEATGVTEDPSNPIHATYGENAMKSRLRAHPDVAAIHHPDLVQAPA, encoded by the coding sequence ATGGCTGAACTCTCGCTCCCCATCCTCGACCTGTCCCAGCTCGACGACGGCCCCGAGGCCGCGGCGCGCTTCCGCGACGACCTCCGCGCGGCCACTCACGACGTCGGCTTCTTCTACCTGACCGGCACCGGGATCTCACCGGAACTCGAGGCGCGGCTGCACCAGGCGGCCCTCGACTTCTTCGCCCTGCCGGAGGAGGACAAGCTCGCGATCGAGAACGTCAACAGCCCGCACTTCCGCGGCTACACCCGGATCGGCGGGGAACGGACGCAGGGCAAGGTCGACTGGCGCGAGCAGATCGACATCGGCCCCGAGCGCGAGCCGGTGGACGGCGGCCCCGCCTTCAACCGCCTCATCGGCCCCAACCTCTGGCCGGCCGCCCAGCCCGAGCTGAAGCAGGTCGTCACCGAGTGGCACGACGCCCTGACGGAGATCGCCCGCAAGCTCCTGCGCGCCTGGGCCCTCACTCTCGGGGCCGAGGAGACCTACTTCGACGAGACGTTCCGCGATCCGTCCACCCTGATCAAGATCGTGCGGTACCCGGGCACGAACGAGCCGGAACCGCAGCAGGGCGTCGGCGCGCACAAGGACTCCGGGGTGCTGACGCTGCTCTGGGTCGAGCCCGGCAAGGGCGGGCTCCAGGTCGAGCGTGACGGCGAGTGGGTGTCGGCTCCCCCGGTTCCCGGCGCCTTCGTCGTCAACATCGGCGAGCTGCTCGAGTACGCCACCGGCGGCTACCTCAAGGCGACGAACCACCGGGTGATCTCGCCGCGGGCGCCCGAGGAGCGCATCTCGATCCCGTTCTTCTTCAACCCCGCCCTCGACCAGCAACTGCCGTTGCTCGAGCTCCCCGCCGACCTCGCCGCCGAGGCCACCGGAGTCACCGAGGACCCGAGCAATCCGATCCACGCGACCTACGGCGAGAACGCCATGAAGTCCCGCCTGCGGGCGCACCCCGACGTGGCGGCCATCCACCACCCCGACCTGGTGCAGGCGCCCGCCTGA
- the efeO gene encoding iron uptake system protein EfeO: MITSHRVLAAAAAAGTAVLLLSGCVAKSDAQATAAFDVSSTATDCAVSASTAKSGTLTFDVTNDTDQVSEFYLLAEDGLRIVGEVENIAPAASRTLTVVAQPGEYFTLCKPGMVGDGVGRASFTVTGDRVAVDGPDAEQKQKAVDLYGAFVKDQVGQLVPAVEDLVTAYESGDDETARTLFPQTRAFYERIEPVAEALGDLDPRIDYREVDAVAEGLDWTGFHRIEKDLWAPAKDALNADGETPAWQDWAPSTPAERADYGDLLLADVQELYDYVHSDDFTTALDDQGIGGISNGAIALLDEVATGKISGEEDWWSGTDLFDFAANVEGSKMAFSLVQDFAAAQGDDGEALVSEIETGYTALEESLAAHGSLAEGFVGYGELTDADKREFTDLINALAEPLSQLTGTVLD, encoded by the coding sequence ATGATCACCTCGCACCGGGTCCTCGCCGCGGCAGCCGCCGCGGGTACCGCCGTCCTCCTCCTCAGCGGCTGCGTCGCGAAGAGCGATGCCCAGGCGACGGCGGCGTTCGACGTCTCATCCACCGCCACGGACTGCGCCGTCTCCGCGTCCACCGCGAAGAGCGGGACGCTGACGTTCGATGTGACGAACGACACCGATCAGGTCTCCGAGTTCTACCTGCTGGCCGAGGACGGACTGCGGATCGTCGGCGAGGTCGAGAACATCGCCCCGGCCGCGTCCCGCACCCTCACGGTGGTCGCCCAGCCGGGCGAGTACTTCACGCTCTGCAAGCCGGGCATGGTCGGCGACGGTGTCGGCCGGGCGTCGTTCACGGTGACCGGAGACCGCGTGGCGGTGGACGGCCCCGACGCCGAGCAGAAGCAGAAGGCCGTCGATCTCTACGGGGCGTTCGTGAAGGATCAGGTCGGGCAGCTCGTGCCGGCCGTGGAAGACCTCGTGACCGCCTACGAGTCCGGCGACGACGAGACCGCCCGTACGCTCTTCCCGCAGACGAGGGCGTTCTACGAGCGCATCGAGCCCGTCGCCGAGGCGCTCGGAGACCTCGACCCGCGGATCGACTACCGAGAGGTCGATGCGGTGGCGGAGGGCCTGGACTGGACCGGCTTCCACCGCATCGAGAAGGACCTCTGGGCGCCGGCGAAGGACGCACTGAACGCCGACGGAGAGACCCCGGCATGGCAGGACTGGGCGCCGTCCACGCCCGCGGAGCGCGCCGATTACGGCGACCTGCTCCTGGCCGACGTGCAGGAGCTGTACGACTACGTGCACTCGGACGACTTCACCACCGCGCTGGATGACCAGGGGATCGGCGGCATCTCGAACGGCGCGATCGCACTGCTCGACGAGGTGGCCACCGGCAAGATCTCCGGCGAGGAGGACTGGTGGTCCGGCACGGATCTCTTCGACTTCGCCGCGAACGTCGAGGGCTCCAAGATGGCCTTCTCGCTGGTGCAGGACTTCGCCGCGGCGCAGGGCGACGACGGCGAGGCCCTCGTCTCCGAGATCGAGACCGGATACACCGCCCTCGAGGAGTCCCTCGCCGCGCACGGCTCGCTCGCCGAGGGCTTCGTGGGGTACGGCGAGCTGACCGATGCCGACAAGCGCGAATTCACCGACCTCATCAACGCGCTCGCCGAGCCGCTCTCGCAGCTCACCGGCACGGTGCTCGACTGA
- a CDS encoding FKBP-type peptidyl-prolyl cis-trans isomerase yields the protein MTDRTKPEFDAPTGPAPAELVIRDIIEGDGAEAKPGDTVTVHYAGVEFESGEEFDSSWGRGETIQFPLRGLIQGWQDGIPGMKVGGRRELIIPPHLAYGPAGGGHFLSGKTLIFIIDLVAVG from the coding sequence ATGACTGATCGCACAAAGCCCGAGTTCGACGCCCCGACCGGCCCTGCCCCCGCAGAACTGGTCATCCGCGACATCATCGAGGGTGACGGTGCCGAGGCCAAGCCCGGCGACACCGTGACCGTCCACTACGCCGGCGTGGAGTTCGAGTCCGGCGAGGAGTTCGACTCGTCGTGGGGTCGCGGGGAGACCATCCAGTTCCCGCTCCGCGGCCTGATCCAGGGCTGGCAGGACGGCATCCCCGGCATGAAGGTCGGCGGCCGCCGCGAGCTGATCATCCCGCCGCACCTCGCGTACGGCCCGGCCGGGGGAGGGCACTTCCTCTCCGGCAAGACGCTGATCTTCATCATCGATCTCGTCGCCGTCGGCTGA
- the efeB gene encoding iron uptake transporter deferrochelatase/peroxidase subunit produces MPSEPSGGGLSRRGLLGLAVGGGVAGLAVGLGAGTAGGMALGRARAAEDAESRYEFFGAHQAGITTPVQDHLHFASFDMMPRTDRDDLISLLQDWSYAAARMTQGLEVSASGAVNGPAEAPPDDTGEALGLPAAGLTLTFGFGPGLFENEDGDRYGLAARRPSGLARLPAFLGDDLDPAASHGDLCIQACADDPQVAVHAIRNLSRIAFGRARLRWSQLGFGKTSRTTASQATPRNLFGFKDGTANILADDTAALAEHVWVAGGDEPSWMAGGSYLVARKIAMLIETWDRVRLAEQDTIIGRDKGVGAPLSGGDEFTAPDFRGTEIDANSHVRLAHPEQNDGIRILRRGYNYVDGNNALGRLDAGLFFLSYQRDPAQFISLQRRLSTDRLNEYIRHVGSGIWAIPPGARPGSYVGAELFA; encoded by the coding sequence CTGCCGTCGGAGCCCTCCGGCGGCGGTCTCAGCCGCCGCGGGCTGCTCGGGCTGGCCGTCGGCGGTGGTGTCGCCGGCCTGGCCGTCGGGCTGGGGGCCGGGACGGCCGGAGGCATGGCGCTCGGGCGGGCGCGTGCCGCCGAGGACGCCGAGTCGCGGTACGAGTTCTTCGGCGCGCACCAGGCCGGCATCACGACGCCCGTGCAGGACCACCTGCACTTCGCGAGCTTCGACATGATGCCCCGCACCGATCGGGACGACCTCATCTCCCTGTTGCAGGACTGGTCGTACGCCGCGGCGCGGATGACGCAGGGGCTGGAGGTGAGTGCGAGCGGCGCGGTGAACGGTCCCGCCGAAGCGCCCCCGGATGACACGGGGGAGGCGCTGGGGCTCCCCGCCGCGGGCCTGACCCTCACGTTCGGGTTCGGTCCGGGGCTGTTCGAGAACGAGGACGGCGATCGCTACGGTCTCGCCGCTCGGCGTCCGTCCGGCCTCGCACGGCTCCCCGCCTTCCTCGGGGACGACCTCGATCCGGCGGCGTCGCACGGCGACCTGTGCATCCAGGCCTGTGCCGACGACCCCCAGGTCGCCGTGCACGCGATCCGCAACCTCAGCCGCATCGCGTTCGGGCGGGCCCGCCTGCGCTGGTCGCAGCTCGGATTCGGCAAGACCTCGCGCACGACGGCAAGTCAGGCCACGCCCCGGAACCTCTTCGGCTTCAAGGACGGCACGGCCAACATCCTCGCCGACGACACCGCGGCGCTCGCCGAGCACGTCTGGGTCGCCGGGGGTGACGAGCCGTCCTGGATGGCCGGCGGTTCGTATCTGGTCGCCCGGAAGATCGCCATGCTCATCGAGACCTGGGACCGGGTGCGCCTGGCCGAGCAGGACACGATCATCGGACGGGACAAGGGGGTCGGGGCACCGCTCTCCGGAGGCGACGAGTTCACGGCCCCCGACTTCCGCGGCACGGAGATCGATGCGAACAGTCACGTCCGGCTCGCGCATCCGGAGCAGAACGACGGCATCCGCATCCTGCGCCGCGGGTACAACTACGTCGACGGCAACAACGCCCTGGGACGACTCGACGCCGGGCTGTTCTTCCTGTCCTACCAGCGTGATCCCGCCCAGTTCATCAGCCTGCAGCGCCGCCTGTCGACCGACCGTCTCAACGAGTACATCCGTCACGTGGGCTCGGGCATCTGGGCCATCCCGCCGGGAGCGCGACCGGGTTCGTACGTGGGGGCGGAGCTGTTCGCCTGA
- a CDS encoding PrsW family intramembrane metalloprotease — protein sequence MTFGGPSDPQQPARYTPPSAPPAQPSAYSAAQYAQSPYLPPTFGQQPGYASALAQPTPYTPPAPVAPSPAESLPALPVPNKKGRTISLWLFGFLGFLLLALIGYFGWALGPTASVIGLVLALIPLTIVFLGVRMIDRWEPEPKRLVAFAIAWGAVAAVGLTLLVDIGLTMLFDIRSEEFSAVIQAPIVEEFWKGLGVFLIFLLARRSFDGPVDGVVYGALVGAGFAFTENIQYFAISLIEGGGEQLGVTFIVRAVLSPFAHAMFTSLTGFAIGLVARRHASAGAAAGAGLLGMVGAILLHGLWNGSATFADFFGLYFTLQVPLFIGFILGIVALRREEARLTRARLAEYAAAGWFTPEEVTMLATPAGRKVGLAWAAQLRGDRRPLMREFIKDATALAAVRQRAITGRDPLAVEDERALLIRTRAARAALLAY from the coding sequence ATGACCTTCGGAGGACCGTCCGACCCCCAGCAGCCCGCCCGGTACACGCCGCCGTCCGCGCCGCCCGCGCAGCCGAGTGCGTACTCCGCCGCGCAGTACGCACAGTCGCCGTATCTGCCGCCGACGTTCGGACAGCAGCCGGGCTATGCGTCGGCCCTCGCGCAGCCGACGCCCTACACGCCACCGGCTCCCGTCGCGCCGTCGCCCGCCGAGTCGCTGCCGGCTCTCCCGGTGCCGAACAAGAAGGGCCGGACGATCTCGCTGTGGCTGTTCGGCTTCCTCGGGTTCCTCCTCCTGGCGCTCATCGGCTACTTCGGCTGGGCGCTCGGACCGACCGCCTCGGTGATCGGGCTCGTCCTGGCGTTGATCCCGCTCACGATCGTCTTCCTCGGGGTGCGCATGATCGACCGGTGGGAGCCGGAGCCCAAGCGTCTCGTGGCGTTCGCCATCGCCTGGGGTGCCGTGGCCGCGGTCGGCCTCACGCTCCTCGTCGACATCGGCCTCACTATGCTGTTCGACATCCGCTCCGAGGAGTTCTCCGCGGTGATCCAGGCGCCCATCGTCGAGGAGTTCTGGAAGGGCCTCGGGGTCTTCCTCATCTTCCTGCTTGCGCGGCGCTCCTTCGACGGTCCGGTGGACGGCGTCGTCTACGGGGCGCTCGTCGGCGCGGGCTTCGCGTTCACCGAGAACATCCAGTACTTCGCGATCAGCCTGATCGAAGGCGGCGGCGAGCAGCTCGGCGTCACCTTCATCGTGCGGGCGGTGCTGTCGCCGTTCGCCCACGCGATGTTCACCTCGCTGACCGGGTTCGCGATCGGCCTCGTGGCTCGCCGGCACGCCTCCGCGGGAGCGGCCGCCGGCGCGGGCCTGCTCGGCATGGTCGGGGCGATCCTCCTGCACGGCCTGTGGAACGGCTCGGCCACCTTCGCCGACTTCTTCGGGCTCTACTTCACCCTGCAGGTGCCGCTGTTCATCGGCTTCATCCTCGGGATCGTCGCGCTGCGGCGAGAGGAGGCGCGGCTCACGCGGGCGCGCCTGGCCGAGTACGCGGCCGCCGGCTGGTTCACGCCGGAGGAGGTCACGATGCTCGCCACGCCCGCCGGGCGCAAGGTCGGGCTGGCGTGGGCGGCGCAGCTGCGCGGCGACCGCCGGCCGCTGATGCGTGAGTTCATCAAGGACGCGACGGCTCTGGCGGCGGTTCGCCAGCGGGCGATCACCGGTCGCGACCCGCTCGCGGTCGAGGACGAGCGTGCCCTGCTGATCCGCACGAGGGCGGCACGCGCCGCGCTGCTGGCCTACTGA
- the rpsO gene encoding 30S ribosomal protein S15, which translates to MALEADVKKAIIEEYATHPGDTGSPEVQAAMLTQRIKDLTEHLKEHKHDHHSRRGLFLLVGQRRRLLGYLQSVDIERYRSLIARLGLRR; encoded by the coding sequence ATGGCACTGGAAGCAGACGTCAAGAAGGCGATCATCGAAGAGTACGCGACGCACCCCGGTGACACCGGATCCCCCGAGGTGCAGGCCGCGATGCTGACGCAGCGCATCAAGGACCTCACCGAGCACCTGAAGGAGCACAAGCACGACCACCACTCGCGTCGTGGTCTGTTCCTGCTCGTGGGTCAGCGCCGTCGTCTGCTCGGCTACCTCCAGAGCGTCGACATCGAGCGGTACCGCTCGCTGATCGCACGCCTTGGTCTTCGCCGATAA
- a CDS encoding YceI family protein — protein sequence MSSIDIPGYRPGTWVLDPSHSEVTFSVRHMMISKVRGTFGVKSATLVAPENPLDAKVEASVDVTSVDTKDEGRDQHLRSADFFDTENFPTMDFVSTGARVEGGDFLVDGDLTIRGITKPVTFELDFGGFGSDPWGNYKAGASAKTVINREDFGLTWNAALETGGVLVGKDVTITLDLQGALQQD from the coding sequence ATGAGCAGCATCGACATCCCCGGTTACCGCCCCGGCACCTGGGTCCTGGACCCGTCCCACAGCGAGGTGACCTTCAGCGTCCGCCACATGATGATCTCGAAGGTGCGCGGCACCTTCGGTGTGAAGAGCGCGACGCTCGTGGCTCCGGAGAACCCGCTCGACGCCAAGGTCGAGGCCTCGGTCGACGTGACCTCCGTCGACACGAAGGACGAGGGCCGTGACCAGCACCTCCGCTCCGCCGACTTCTTCGACACCGAGAACTTCCCGACCATGGACTTCGTCTCGACCGGCGCGCGCGTCGAGGGCGGCGACTTCCTCGTGGACGGCGACCTCACCATCCGCGGCATCACCAAGCCCGTCACGTTCGAGCTCGACTTCGGCGGCTTCGGCAGCGACCCGTGGGGCAACTACAAGGCCGGTGCCTCCGCCAAGACGGTCATCAACCGCGAGGACTTCGGCCTCACCTGGAACGCCGCGCTGGAGACCGGCGGCGTGCTCGTCGGCAAGGACGTCACGATCACGCTCGACCTCCAGGGTGCGCTGCAGCAGGACTGA
- a CDS encoding fumarylacetoacetate hydrolase family protein, whose protein sequence is MRFAHLRRPDSSQAVLAVVEGSDAILVSDLLSDAPATLQQLIERGDAGLDELRAALRDSTAPRHPLTGWGFASAVIAPPAVLAVGLNYAAHSSELGLKTDAAPTVFTLWPNSLTGHDQTTSWPRSLSEAVDYEAELGVLIGTPAKDVPEADALTHVWGYTVVNDITARNIQFSEAQWSRCKSFDGFTPTGPFAVTADEIADPQDLHIWTVVDGHTVQDASTDQMVRSVAKLIAHLSQSLTLLPGTLISTGSPGGAGYSRDPQIFLRDRSTVTVGIDGIGELTTHCRILD, encoded by the coding sequence ATGCGGTTCGCTCACCTGCGCCGTCCAGACTCCTCCCAGGCGGTTCTCGCCGTGGTGGAGGGCTCGGACGCCATCCTCGTCTCCGATCTCTTGTCCGACGCGCCTGCCACCCTGCAGCAGCTGATCGAGCGAGGAGACGCCGGACTCGACGAGCTCCGCGCCGCCCTGCGCGACAGCACGGCCCCGCGCCACCCGCTGACCGGCTGGGGGTTCGCCTCCGCCGTGATCGCGCCGCCGGCCGTGCTCGCCGTCGGTCTCAACTACGCCGCGCACTCCAGCGAGCTCGGACTCAAGACCGACGCCGCGCCGACCGTGTTCACGCTGTGGCCGAACTCGCTGACCGGTCACGACCAGACCACGTCCTGGCCCCGGAGCCTCAGCGAGGCCGTCGACTACGAGGCCGAGCTGGGCGTGCTCATCGGCACGCCCGCGAAGGACGTGCCGGAGGCGGACGCCCTGACGCACGTGTGGGGATACACGGTGGTCAACGACATCACCGCACGGAACATCCAGTTCTCCGAGGCGCAGTGGTCCCGCTGCAAGTCGTTCGACGGCTTCACCCCCACCGGCCCGTTCGCGGTGACCGCCGACGAGATCGCCGACCCGCAGGACCTCCACATCTGGACCGTGGTGGACGGACACACCGTGCAGGACGCCAGCACCGATCAGATGGTGCGCTCGGTGGCGAAGCTCATCGCCCACCTCTCCCAGTCGCTCACCCTGCTCCCCGGCACCCTGATCTCCACGGGCAGCCCCGGCGGCGCCGGCTACTCGCGCGACCCGCAGATCTTCCTCCGCGACCGCTCGACCGTCACGGTCGGCATCGACGGCATCGGCGAGCTCACGACGCACTGCCGCATCCTCGACTGA
- the efeU gene encoding iron uptake transporter permease EfeU, producing the protein MLATFLIGLREGLEAALVVGILVAYLRRLGRRDALPKMWAGVGLAIALALGIGAILTFGAYELTFQAQELIGGGLSLVAVAMVTWMIFWMQRAGRTMKATLEGGIDRALTVGGLWALIAIGFVSVAREGIETTLLLWSMVQSFGDAPSALVGALLGLSVAVVLGWLISRGALRLDLRRFFAWTGGFLVIVAAGVLAYALMDLQEAGALPGPFTAAAPLDPVTGAVAVGAAGFPFGWAFDVSAAIAPGGALASVLQATVGFMPAMTWLQVLAWGLYILVVGGLYLRGLRSARPSTRGASAATPTSSLTQQGAA; encoded by the coding sequence GTGCTCGCCACCTTCCTCATCGGACTCCGCGAGGGTCTCGAAGCCGCGCTCGTCGTCGGCATCCTCGTCGCCTACCTCCGCCGTCTCGGTCGCCGGGACGCGCTGCCGAAGATGTGGGCCGGGGTCGGTCTCGCGATCGCCCTCGCTCTGGGCATCGGCGCGATCCTGACCTTCGGGGCCTACGAACTGACCTTCCAGGCGCAGGAGCTGATCGGCGGCGGGTTGTCCCTCGTCGCGGTGGCGATGGTGACGTGGATGATCTTCTGGATGCAGCGCGCCGGCCGCACCATGAAGGCGACTCTGGAGGGCGGCATCGATCGCGCGCTGACGGTGGGTGGTCTCTGGGCGCTCATCGCGATCGGCTTCGTCTCCGTCGCCCGCGAGGGGATCGAGACCACGCTGCTGCTGTGGTCGATGGTGCAGTCCTTCGGCGACGCCCCCTCGGCCCTCGTCGGCGCGCTCCTGGGACTCTCCGTGGCCGTCGTGCTCGGCTGGCTCATCTCCCGCGGGGCGCTGCGCCTGGACCTGCGCCGCTTCTTCGCCTGGACGGGCGGCTTCCTCGTGATCGTCGCGGCCGGCGTCCTCGCCTACGCGCTGATGGATCTGCAGGAGGCGGGCGCCCTTCCTGGCCCGTTCACCGCCGCCGCTCCGCTCGACCCGGTCACCGGCGCCGTCGCCGTGGGCGCGGCCGGCTTCCCGTTCGGCTGGGCGTTCGACGTGTCGGCGGCGATCGCTCCCGGCGGCGCGCTGGCCTCCGTCCTGCAGGCCACGGTCGGCTTCATGCCCGCCATGACCTGGCTGCAGGTGCTCGCCTGGGGTCTCTACATCCTCGTCGTGGGCGGGCTCTACCTCCGCGGCCTGCGCTCGGCACGCCCTTCGACGCGCGGCGCCTCCGCCGCCACCCCGACGTCTTCCCTCACACAGCAAGGAGCAGCATGA
- a CDS encoding serine hydrolase domain-containing protein, which yields MTAARPASEVRDRLVAIADSQGFAAHGLHVRIGDDTADHRWTPDVREDVHSIAKGVCVLAAALAADDGLIRLDDPVATLLPEHELGEGVARVTLRHLLSMSSGIDLPWSETLMTDWPDLAREFLRRPSRGRVFQYSNASTYTAMTALATRVGDVGDYLSTRLFAPLGIEAVLWSRCPNGRIEAGGGLPLRTEEVARLGLLIRDRGSWQGRRLVAPEWIDAMHEDGVVAGVNPGYDRYALAGWQGPGRAWRLHGAHGQLLLFLGDAVVTVTAHDHAGADAFAADAVAVLEDVAAG from the coding sequence ATGACAGCCGCCCGCCCCGCGTCCGAGGTCCGGGACCGGCTCGTCGCCATCGCCGACTCCCAGGGGTTCGCCGCGCACGGGCTCCACGTGCGCATCGGCGATGACACCGCGGATCACCGCTGGACGCCCGACGTCCGTGAGGACGTGCACTCGATCGCGAAGGGCGTCTGCGTGCTGGCCGCCGCCCTCGCCGCCGACGACGGACTGATCCGCCTGGACGACCCCGTCGCCACCCTCCTGCCGGAGCACGAACTCGGCGAGGGCGTCGCTCGCGTCACCCTGCGTCATCTGCTGTCGATGTCGAGCGGCATCGACCTGCCGTGGTCCGAGACGCTGATGACGGACTGGCCGGATCTGGCCCGCGAGTTCCTGCGACGGCCGTCGCGCGGGCGTGTGTTCCAGTACTCCAACGCGAGCACCTACACCGCGATGACCGCCCTCGCGACCCGCGTGGGCGACGTCGGCGACTACCTCTCGACGCGCCTCTTCGCCCCGCTCGGCATCGAGGCCGTGCTCTGGTCGAGATGCCCGAACGGACGCATCGAGGCGGGTGGCGGCCTGCCGCTCCGCACCGAGGAGGTCGCGCGCCTGGGGCTGCTCATCCGCGATCGCGGCTCCTGGCAGGGACGTCGACTCGTCGCCCCGGAGTGGATCGACGCCATGCACGAGGACGGCGTCGTCGCGGGCGTCAATCCGGGCTACGACCGCTATGCGCTCGCGGGCTGGCAGGGCCCGGGGCGGGCGTGGCGGCTGCACGGGGCCCACGGCCAGCTGCTGCTCTTCCTCGGCGACGCGGTGGTGACGGTGACCGCCCACGATCACGCCGGAGCGGATGCGTTCGCCGCGGACGCCGTCGCCGTCCTCGAAGACGTCGCTGCCGGCTGA
- a CDS encoding MFS transporter: MSSRRGHLIDLTPLKASPAFARMWIGSTLAGIGGQLTIVTVMLHVFELTESTFAVSMIAVAGLLPMILAGLYGGMLADAFDRRRVALIAATVTFASTALLAALTWTGTETIWWLYALSIVNSAANSVGMATRTAIVPRLIPRRMLAAASALNGVAFGLTVMAGPALAGLLVALTGYGWTYTIDVVLMLSMFLGLWTLPALRPEGDTVRPGLASLVDGWRFLRRAGNIRMQYVMDIIAMTFGQPLVLFPALGTVILGGGAFTTGILTAAVAVGTFSSSLFSGRVVQYRWHGRGIARAIEAYGAAIALFGVVLLIGAFSATPAGEDRPHVLLIVAACVALALSGASDNISSIYRNTMMQAAVPDAMRGRLQGLFVVVVTGGPRVGALYAGTLATLTSLWFPPLLGGILVIVLVALLARRHPRFRAYDAENPEP; the protein is encoded by the coding sequence GTGAGCTCCCGACGCGGCCATCTGATCGACCTCACCCCGCTGAAGGCGAGCCCGGCCTTCGCCCGGATGTGGATCGGCTCGACGCTCGCCGGCATCGGCGGTCAGCTCACCATCGTGACCGTGATGCTGCACGTGTTCGAACTGACCGAGAGCACGTTCGCCGTCTCGATGATCGCCGTCGCCGGTCTCCTCCCGATGATCCTCGCCGGTCTGTACGGCGGCATGCTCGCCGACGCGTTCGACCGCCGGCGGGTCGCGCTGATCGCGGCCACCGTGACGTTCGCCTCCACCGCGCTCCTCGCCGCGCTCACGTGGACGGGGACGGAGACGATCTGGTGGCTGTACGCGCTGAGCATCGTGAATTCGGCGGCGAACTCGGTCGGCATGGCCACCCGGACGGCGATCGTCCCCCGGCTCATCCCCCGCCGCATGCTCGCCGCCGCGTCCGCGCTCAACGGCGTCGCCTTCGGACTCACGGTCATGGCCGGCCCCGCGCTGGCCGGACTCCTCGTGGCCCTCACCGGGTACGGCTGGACGTACACGATCGACGTCGTGCTCATGCTGTCGATGTTCCTCGGACTGTGGACCCTCCCCGCCCTGCGCCCCGAAGGCGACACCGTGCGCCCCGGTCTCGCCTCACTCGTCGACGGCTGGCGCTTCCTCCGCCGGGCGGGCAACATCCGGATGCAGTACGTCATGGACATCATCGCGATGACCTTCGGGCAGCCGCTCGTGCTCTTCCCGGCGCTGGGCACCGTGATCCTCGGCGGCGGGGCGTTCACGACCGGCATCCTCACGGCGGCGGTCGCCGTCGGCACCTTCTCCTCGAGCCTGTTCTCCGGCCGCGTGGTGCAGTACCGGTGGCACGGTCGTGGGATCGCCCGTGCCATCGAGGCCTACGGCGCCGCGATCGCCCTGTTCGGCGTCGTCCTCCTGATCGGCGCCTTCTCCGCGACGCCCGCCGGCGAGGACCGGCCGCACGTCCTCCTCATCGTCGCCGCCTGCGTGGCGCTCGCGCTCTCCGGCGCCTCGGACAACATCAGCTCGATCTATCGCAACACCATGATGCAGGCGGCAGTGCCCGACGCCATGCGCGGACGCCTGCAGGGGCTCTTCGTCGTCGTGGTGACCGGCGGCCCCCGCGTCGGCGCCCTCTACGCCGGGACCCTCGCGACGCTGACGTCGCTGTGGTTCCCCCCGCTGCTCGGCGGCATCCTCGTGATCGTGCTCGTCGCCCTCCTCGCCCGTCGGCACCCGCGGTTCCGCGCCTACGACGCAGAGAACCCCGAGCCCTGA